A window of Devosia chinhatensis genomic DNA:
ATTCTCCCGCACCGAAAAGGAGTGAAGGGCATTATGGCCGAAGACCACATGCGATACGACATTCTCGCCCAGGAAGCCCTGCGCGGCGTCGTGCGCAAGGTTCTGGCAGAGGTCTCGCGCACCGGTCTGCCGGGTGAGCACCACTTCTTCATCTCGTTTGCCACCCGCGCTCCGGGCGTACGGCTGTCGGAAGAATTGCTCAAGCAGTACGACAAGGAAATGACCATCGTGCTGCAGAACCAATATTGGGACCTCAAGGTCACCGAAAGTACATTCGAAGTGGGCCTGAGCTTCAACGGTCAGCCCGAGCTTCTGGTCGTGCCTTTCTCGGCAATCAAGGGCTTCTTCGATCCCTCCGTGCAGTTCGGCCTGCAGTTCGATCCTGCCACCGCGACGCGTGACGAGGAAGGCGCTGAAGCTGCCGCCGATGCTGCGACAGAAGAAGAAGCCGAGTCCGGGGACGAGACCAAGGGTGAAAAAGTCGTCAGCCTGGATGCGTTCCGCAAGAAACCCTAGGCGCTGAGGGAGGCATGGAAAAGCGCTCCTTCTCCATTGCCGGGCACAGGACATCCATCGCCTTGGAGCCCGATTTCTGGCTTGGACTCGAAGCCATGGCTGGAGCACGTGAGTTGAGCCTTGCGGGGCTTGTGCGTGAAATCGACGAAACTCGTCGCACCACCAATCTCTCGTCCGCCGTTCGACTGGCCGTACTGGCCTGGTACCGCGATCGCCCCCAACCTTGAGCGGCGCCGCAGCGCGAATTACTAGATCTGCGGATTATTGACGACCGGCGGGAAACCCAGATCAAGCGCGCCGGGCGGCAGGACCGGCACATCGGCCGGCGCCTGTTCCTCAAGACTTCGCTGCTCTTCCAATCGTCGCGCTTCTTCTTCAGCTGCCCGTCGCGCGGCCTCTTCCTGCGCCCGTCGGCGCTGCTCCTCGGCCAGGCGATTGCGTTCCTCGGCTGCTGCACGTTGCCGCGCTTCGTCCTCGAGGCGCAGAATATCGAGCCGCTCCAGTTCGAGTTCGTTGGCCCGCACCTGGACCGCCGCGACAATTTCAGCCAGATCGAGCGTCACTGCCGGCTGCACCAGCGTGCCCGCTATTCGGGCGATGATCCTTGCGGTTTCAGGCTCCACGAGGCCTGAAGGGTCGCTGAAGTTCCGTGGCGTGAGCACAAAGCTTCCATCCAGTCCAAGGCTGCTTAAAGCCAGCCCGACGCTACCGGCCAGCCGGCCGCCATCACCGTCGATAATCACATTCGCAATACGCAGGACCCCACCGGCAACGGTAAAAGCACCGCGCGCGTCTTCAGCGGCAAAACCTGCACTGGAAAGACCGATGCCGATCAGCGTTTCCAGAGCGTCCGGCTCTAGGGTCAAGGCGTCGTCTATCCCCGCTATGGTATCGAACACGCTCGGAGACAGGCCGCTGGCCTGGAAATCGGTCACGGAGAAATTGCCTTCACCGCTCAGCGCCCGCATGACGTTCGCAAGGCTGGCACCGGTCCCCTCGAACTGAGCACCGGCATCGATAATTCCGGAGACGCCCAAGACAAGTCCTGGCACGCTCAGCGCGCCGATGTCGACGTCATCCAGCCCAACCCGGCCTGACAACGTACGGTCGGTCAGGGCACCGGCACAGCAGCGGCTGACGTTGAAACTGACCTCTCCATCGCCAGCCGCGCCCACGAACTGCTCGATGGAGACACGATCAGGGGTCCAGGCAAACCCGAACCGCGTCGATCCAAGGATTGGAGAGCCATTGGCCGTCAGCGCGCCTGCCGTAAAGGAAATGTCGCCACGCGACGTGTGCATGAGCGCATCGACGGCAAGCGGACCGTCCGGCCAGACACCATCGCCAGGGACATCAATCGCGACAGCGCCGAACAACGCTTCCGCGAGGCTGCGCAGGTCGACGCTATCGGCCTGTATCGACCCAGTGAACGTGGGGAGCTGGCCGAGCAGATTTTTGGAAACGCGGCCGACAAAAGCGGTATCGCCGCTAACGCCTGCGATGTCGTCAAAGGTCAAGTCCTGCCAGCCTGTGAACCTCAAGCCGGCCGCACCCTCCATGGCGGGTAAGGCAACGTCCGTAACGCCCGCCAGGCTGGCCAGGCCGTTACCGGCGTCCAGCAACACATCCAGCGTGCCCTCGCCACTGATTTCACCGCTTTCGGCGACATCGACATGACCGAAATAGCTCAGCGATTGCCCCTCCTGGCTGACTGCGGCACGCCCCTCGAAGCCCTCTCCGCCCCTGCCCTCGAGAAACACACTGGCCAGGATCGCGCCCTCTCCATCGAACAGCGGCACGGCGCCGAAGCCGAACTGCTCCTGAACGGCGAGGGCATCCTCGCCTTCCAGCGACAAGGCGACCTGAAGGTCTCCAGTCTCCAGTTCGCTGAGGCCGTCCGCCATCTCCAGCCTCAAGTCGAGCGCTGCAGCGCCGACATCGCCGCCGAGCGTCAGAACCTGTCCGATACCGTCATCCTGATCGGAGAGCACGAATTGCAGTGACCCCGGCCATAGGCCCGCAAAACCCTCCTGCCAACCATACGGGACGCCGGCCATTTCATAGAGGGCGATCAGGCCTTCGCTGTCGGCGGCAGAAACCGACATTTGACCCGAACCAGTCACCCGCGGCGCGGTGAGAGCCCCGGCTAGTCGCAGTCGGCCATCAAAGGAGAGCCCTCCCCAGCCGCTGGTGGCAAGCCGCGACAAACGCAGCTCCTCCGGTGTCCATTGCCCTTCGATGGCAAAGGCTTCGGCCGTCAGGCCAAGTACGTCCACGGCCTGGGCGTTTACGGCGAAACTTCCCTCCGGAAAGGATGCTGCAAAGGATCCATCTGCGGTCGCGTTCGGCAGAAGGGCCGCGAACGCCTCGGTCTGCGCAGCATTGAGGCGGCCCAGCTGGACGACGCTATCAAGGCGCTTTTCGTCGCCAAAACCCAGCCTGATCTCCAGCGCGTGGGTCTGATCGGCAAATTCCATGCGACCGTTCGTCAAGCCAAAGGCATCTCCAGCCAGCAACAGGCGTCCGGTAAGGGAACCGGGTTGGTTGAACAGAGGGTTGTTATCCCCCGGTCGGCGCCAAAGCTGGGCAAGCGCGTCCAGCCGCCGAGAAACCAGCGAGAAGTCACCCTTGAAACCCGGACGTCCTCCTTCGCTGACCAAGGTCCCCGAAAGCCGCACTTCCGTTTCGCCCGGCAAGCTTGCGACAGCCTGTTCGATCTGCCAGCTTTGCCCATCGGTGCTGGCGTCAAGCCGTAAATCACGCAAGGCAAAGCCCCTGAGCCCCACTTCGGCGAGGTCGACATCGAGCGTTCCAGGCATGGCAGGCAACGGGGGAGATGGAAGCTCGCCGAGCATTCGGACAAGCTCATAGGGGAGTTGCCCGGCGATCTCGGTTGCCGGGCGGGGCGGCAGAGAGAAAACGCCTCCCGAAACGACAGCGTCAAAACTGCGCCGCGCGCCAAGTTGCACATTGGCCGTCCCTGTCAGCCGCATCCCTGCCCGGTTCTCGTCGGCGAGCAGTGTAAATCCCGAGAAGACGACCCTGTCGGTGGAGGCCGAAACCGGGCTCTCGAGTACCATGGCGCCGCGGACGTCATCGGCCTCTTCCTCCAGATTCGGCATCTGCCGATAGATGAGGGTCCCGTCGAACTTGGGAGCCATACCCGGAATAAGCGTACCGTCCGCAGTCACGGCGATGGCACCACTCGCTTCACGCAGCGAGGCCGCAATACGGTTGGCGCCCACTGCGTCGCTGGCGGCCGCATTGAAGCGAACATCATACCGCGCCGCGCCGTAATCGAGCGCCCCCTGGAACTGAAACGGCCCTACGAAGCTCGACAGGCGGAGATCGCCATCGACGCCGCTGATCGCAAAGGTTTCGTCAGCCCGCAGGTCTGTGAGACGCACGCTGCCATTGGCGATACGGGCATGGCCAAGGATGACGGTGCTGCCCGCCGCCGACAGGTCCACACCGGTGCTGAACAGCCCATTCTCATCGAGCACCAGATCAACGACCGGACCGGTTAGGGTCAGCGAGGTGACGTTGTAATTGTCTCGAAGGAAGTCGAAGAGCGCAAATTGTGCCTCGACCGACGCTACCCGTGCGGTCGGCGACTCGATATCTCCCACTACCACATCGGTAAACTCGAGTTTCGGGCTGGGCAGCAGGGAGAACGAAATGTCGCCGCGAATGTACACTTCGGCCCCCAGCACGGTCGTGGCAAGCGCCTCCATGCGGTCGCGATAGTCCCCCCATTGAATGAAGAACGGCGCGACGAAGGCGCCGGTCAGCACCACGATGGCAAAGATGCCGACCACGATATAAATACGATTGAGCACTGTGTGCGTTCTGTCCCGGCTGAAACCGCTCGGGAGTGTAGGCACTTGGGGCCAAGGCGCAAGTCGCATGACCCCTTTTTGAGCAGCGCCGAACCATTGCGATGCGATAAAGCTTGCTGCGTTCCGCGCATCGCGGCTCAATCGACTATGGCATCGCTCTGACGGGGCCGTGAAAGACCGCGCGCCTGTACAGGAGGTGTCCGCGTCCCTATATTGGCACCCGGAACAAAATGAGATTCGTCAAGGCGCAGCCGTCACCGTGCCGTCGGCCTTGCGAAGCGAAACGATAAAGCACGCATGGCCGATACTGCACCCCTCCCCCGCCCTGTCGGCGGGCCGATCACCAGTCAATTGCGCCAGGGCCACCGCCCGGACTATCTGGCTGGGCTCAATGACGAGCAGCGCGATGCGGTGCTGACCACTGAGGGGCCGTTGCTGGTGCTTGCCGGTGCGGGCACCGGCAAGACTCGTGTTCTCACGACCCGCATTGCCCATATTCTCAATGAGCGGCTGGCCTGGGGCAGCCAGATCCTGGCGGTGACCTTTACCAACAAGGCCGCCAGCGAGATGAAAAAGCGCATCCACGAACAGGTGCCACTTCTCGATGGGCTGCCCTGGATGGGCACCTTCCACTCCATTTCAGCCCGCATCCTGCGCGCTCATGCCGAACTTGTGGACTTGCAATCCACCTTCACGATCCTCGATACCGACGATCAGATCCGGCTGATCAAGCAATTGCTGGACGCTGAGAATATCGATGAGAAAAGATGGCCGGCGCGCCAGTTCGCCGGCATGCTCGATGCCTGGAAGAACCGCGGTCTTTTGCCCAAGGATGTGCCATCGGCCGACAGCGCCTACTTCGCCAACGGCAAGGGCGGCAAGCTCTATTACGACTATCAGGCACGTCTCAAGGCGCTGAACGCCACAGACTTCGGCGACCTGCTGCTCGAATGCATTCGGCTCTTCCGCGAAAACCCCGATGTTCTGGCCGAGTATCACCGCAAGTTCAAATACATGCTGGTAGACGAATATCAGGACAGCAACACAGCCCAATATCTCTGGCTTCGTCTGCTCGCGCAGGGCAAGCCCGCACCTGAGGCCAATATCTGCGTGGTCGGGGACGATGACCAGTCCATCTATGGCTGGCGCGGCGCCGAGGTGGACAATATCTTGCGCTTCGAGAGCGACTTTCCTGGCGCCAAAGTCATCAAGCTTGAGCGCAATTATCGGTCCACTGCCAATATCCTCAAGGCGGCCTCGACCGTGATTTCCCATAATGAAGGGCGCCTGGGCAAAACCCTGTTCACGGATGTGGCGGAGGCCGGCGAGCCGATTTCGTTCACGCAGGTCTACGATTCCGAAGAAGAGGCGCGCACGATCGGCGAGGAGATCGAGCAATATCAGCGTGCGGGCGAAACGCTCAATTCCATGGCCATCCTCGTGCGTGCATCCTTCCAGATGCGCGAACTCGAAGAACGCTTCATCACGCTTGGCCTCAATTATCGCGTTGTCGGCGGCCCGCGCTTTTATGAACGCAAGGAAATCCGCGACGCCCTGGCCTATCTGAGGCTTGTGGCCCAGCCCGCCGATGACCTCGCTTTCGAGCGCATCATCAACGTACCAAAGCGCGGGCTAGGCGATTCCACGGTCAAGATGTTGATGGAAGCGGCCCGGCACCAGAACGTGCCTCTGCTTGCTGCCACCCGGATGATGATCGAGACAGAAGAGCTCAAGCCCAAGCAGCGCTCCACCCTACGCAGCCTTGTCTCGCAATTCGACAACTGGGCCTATAGCGGAGAAAACCTTCCCCCCTATCAGCTGGTCGAGCAGATCCTGGAAGAGAGCGGCTACATGGACATGCTGACGGCCGACAAGTCGGCTGAGTCTCAAGGTCGCAAGGAAAACCTCAAGGAACTCAGTCGCTCCATGGAGGATTTCGAAACCCTGGGCGGTTTCCTCGAACACATCTCTCTGGTGATGGATCGAGACAATGCCGATGCCAGCGACGCTGTGACGATCATGACCCTGCATTCCGCCAAGGGGCTTGAGTTCAACACCGTCTTCCTGACCGGTTGGGAAGAAGGGACCTTTCCCAGCCAGCGCACCATGGATGAAAGTGGCCGCGCCGGTCTCGAGGAGGAGCGACGCCTTGCCTATGTCGGGATCACCCGCGGCCGCAAACGTGTGCGCATTTCCGCTGCGCAGAACCGACGCATTCACGGTCTGTGGCAATCGGCCATGCCCTCCCGCTTTATCGACGAGCTGCCGCCCGATGCCGTCACCGTCACCGACCGCGGCTCGGCCTATGGTGGCTATGGCTATGGTGGTGGCGCTACCAGCCGCTTCAACAAGGCCGATCCCTTCGAAAGCGTCTACGACACTCCCGGCTGGCAACGAGCCCGCGCCAACCAGTCGACGCGCAAGGGCGGCGGCCCTCTCACCATCGAGGGTGAACTCGTGGCCCGGTCGGTGGATCTGGGCGGCCAGTCCAGTGGCTATGCCTTGGGCGACCGCGTCTTCCATCTCAAGTTCGGCTATGGCGAAGTCATGAGTATTGAGGGCAACAAGCTCACCATCGATTTCGAAAAGGCGGGCACCAAGAAGGTTCTGGAGAGCTTTATCAACAAGGGCTGACTTCGGAAGTCTTGTAGCGTAGCGCCGGCACACCATGTCTTGGCAACTCACAGAGGAGCGAGACCATGATCATTTCCACCACGCCTACTCTCGAAGGCCGCCCTATCCGGGACTATCTCGGCATCGCGACCGGAGAAGTCATCGTTGGCGCCAATATCTTCAAGGACTTGTTTGCTGGGGTACGCGACATCGTCGGTGGACGGGCGGGTGCCTATGAATCGACACTACGAGATGCGCGTCGCGAAGCCTTTCGCGAACTCTCTGACGAAGCCCGCCGCATGGGTGCGGACGCCGTCGTTGGCGTGGACATCGATTATGAAGTTGTTGGACAGGGTGGCTCCATGCTGATGGTCTCTGTCTCGGGCACAGCGGTTAGGCTCTAGCCACCATTGACTGGCGCCCCCACCTGCCGCATTGAAGGCGCCATCCAGTCGAGGTTGCCAGATGTCCGTAGACCAGCTTTCCGTGTCCCTCTCCAAGGACCAGGCCTATGCGCTGGTCGACGCCGTTTCAGAGCGCGATGACCTGGCGCTGACCGCGTCTGCGCACGAGATCGAGGAAACCGGCGAATGGGTTTTCGAGGCCACCTGCGATAGCCCGCCGGACATGGACGGCTTTTCTGCGCTTGCTCGTCAGGTTCTCGGAGGCGACGTCACGTTCTCAGTCGAGGCGATCGATCCGGAAGTCAATTGGGTCGCCAAGTCGCTTGAAGGCCTGGCGCCCGTCATCGCAGGCGGCTTTTACGTCTACGGTAGCCATTCGACAGACGCTATTCCCGAAGGCTTGACCCCGATGCGCATCGAGGCCGCCCAGGCCTTCGGCACCGGCCACCACGAAACAACTACCGGATGCCTCGAAGCCATTGAGATGATTCTGCGCAGGCGGACGCCCCGTCGCATGATCGATATCGGAACCGGCACGGGCGTCCTGGCAATCGCTCTGGCCAAGCGTGTCGAGGCCAGGATTTTGGCGACAGACATCGATCCCATCGCGGTCACCACGACGATTGAAAATGCGCGCGACAACAATGTAGCTGAGCAGATCCATTCCATTGAGGCCACGGGCCTCGACCATCCCGAAATTGTCGACGGGGCGCCCTACGATCTCATCGTTGCCAATATCCTGGCCGGGCCCTTGACCGACCTGGCACCCGGCATGGGCCAGATTGCCGACAGTTCGGGTATCGCAATCCTCTCAGGCATTCTGAACACTCAGGCAGACGGGGTAATTGCCGCCTATGAGGCTGCAGGCTTTAGCCTTGTGGAGCATCTCAAGCGCAAAGACTGGACAACACTGGTCCTGCGCAAGCACTAACGCGCCAGTTCACTTGATGTCTGGAAAGTGCGCCCTTCCCGCGATGAAGATTGCGGTCAGAACAAACCTACCCCCAAAAAGCAAAATCCCCGAAGCTGGCTTCGGGGATCGGCTTGGATCAGCGTTGCAGAGGCAGCAGCCTTAGGGGCGCTTGGTAACCGCGCCAATCAGCTGATGCTGCATGCGGTAGCTGACCTGACGGGAGGCTTCACGACCGCGGGCGTCGATCAGACCTCCCAGTGCAGTGCGGAAACCATTCTTGCTCTCAGTCATCTTCTACTCCATGCGTCGAGGGTCTATTACCCTTGGACATGTTCTATCTAGCCTGTTCGCACCGGCCCGGTTAGCCCTTTGCGAACAAGCCAGCCATGACGAATGCGCAAGGCGCAGTTAACGGGCGTTCACCTTGTTCTCCTGGGCTGAGTGTAGCCAGTGAACTGGGTGAGGAAGAGCACTTCCTACCTCCACGATCGGATCAGCATGACACTGGACGAATTCGCGTGCCTTACTCATTTTTCTCTCCCGTCCGCGATGTGTAAGATAGTGTCCGATGCCTCGGCCAAAATCGCCGATCCGACAAACCAACCATGACCGGAGCGCACTCCGGCGCCAAGGATAGACATGACCGCCTCCCCTTTTCCGCCCGCCCAATTCCAGTCCTTTGAGGAAAAGGCCGATCCGGCACAGGTCGCGCCGCGTCTAGCCGCTCTGCGGAAGGCGATGGTCGAGGCCGATATCGACGCCTTCCTGATTCCGCGCGCTGACGCGCATCGAGGCGAATCGGTCCCGCCCAGCGAGGCCAGGCTGGCCTATGTCACTGGATTTACCGGCTCGGCGGGCATGGCCATTGTCGGCACGGAGAAAGCGGCGCTGTTCGTTGACAGTCGCTATACCCTTCAGGCGCCTGCCCAAACGGATGTCACCCGGGTCGATGTCATCGAAGTTCAGGGCGGTATAAGCGCGGAGATAAATCGGTATGTGAGGGCCGGCGGCAGACTAGCCTATGACCCCTGGCTGCATACGCCGGCCGAACTCCGCGATCTCGCCGACAAGCTTGCGGGTCATGCAGAGGTCGTGCCACATGCCAATCTCGTCGACCTTGTCTGGCAGGATCGCCCTGCCCCCCCCTTGAGCCCCGTCGAGTTCCTGGGGCACAACCGGTCCGGTCGCACCGCACAGGACAAGATCGCCTATATGCGCGATGTCCTTGTCGCCGAAGGTGCTGATGCGGTTGCGCTCACG
This region includes:
- a CDS encoding ATP-dependent helicase, whose protein sequence is MADTAPLPRPVGGPITSQLRQGHRPDYLAGLNDEQRDAVLTTEGPLLVLAGAGTGKTRVLTTRIAHILNERLAWGSQILAVTFTNKAASEMKKRIHEQVPLLDGLPWMGTFHSISARILRAHAELVDLQSTFTILDTDDQIRLIKQLLDAENIDEKRWPARQFAGMLDAWKNRGLLPKDVPSADSAYFANGKGGKLYYDYQARLKALNATDFGDLLLECIRLFRENPDVLAEYHRKFKYMLVDEYQDSNTAQYLWLRLLAQGKPAPEANICVVGDDDQSIYGWRGAEVDNILRFESDFPGAKVIKLERNYRSTANILKAASTVISHNEGRLGKTLFTDVAEAGEPISFTQVYDSEEEARTIGEEIEQYQRAGETLNSMAILVRASFQMRELEERFITLGLNYRVVGGPRFYERKEIRDALAYLRLVAQPADDLAFERIINVPKRGLGDSTVKMLMEAARHQNVPLLAATRMMIETEELKPKQRSTLRSLVSQFDNWAYSGENLPPYQLVEQILEESGYMDMLTADKSAESQGRKENLKELSRSMEDFETLGGFLEHISLVMDRDNADASDAVTIMTLHSAKGLEFNTVFLTGWEEGTFPSQRTMDESGRAGLEEERRLAYVGITRGRKRVRISAAQNRRIHGLWQSAMPSRFIDELPPDAVTVTDRGSAYGGYGYGGGATSRFNKADPFESVYDTPGWQRARANQSTRKGGGPLTIEGELVARSVDLGGQSSGYALGDRVFHLKFGYGEVMSIEGNKLTIDFEKAGTKKVLESFINKG
- a CDS encoding AsmA family protein, producing MLNRIYIVVGIFAIVVLTGAFVAPFFIQWGDYRDRMEALATTVLGAEVYIRGDISFSLLPSPKLEFTDVVVGDIESPTARVASVEAQFALFDFLRDNYNVTSLTLTGPVVDLVLDENGLFSTGVDLSAAGSTVILGHARIANGSVRLTDLRADETFAISGVDGDLRLSSFVGPFQFQGALDYGAARYDVRFNAAASDAVGANRIAASLREASGAIAVTADGTLIPGMAPKFDGTLIYRQMPNLEEEADDVRGAMVLESPVSASTDRVVFSGFTLLADENRAGMRLTGTANVQLGARRSFDAVVSGGVFSLPPRPATEIAGQLPYELVRMLGELPSPPLPAMPGTLDVDLAEVGLRGFALRDLRLDASTDGQSWQIEQAVASLPGETEVRLSGTLVSEGGRPGFKGDFSLVSRRLDALAQLWRRPGDNNPLFNQPGSLTGRLLLAGDAFGLTNGRMEFADQTHALEIRLGFGDEKRLDSVVQLGRLNAAQTEAFAALLPNATADGSFAASFPEGSFAVNAQAVDVLGLTAEAFAIEGQWTPEELRLSRLATSGWGGLSFDGRLRLAGALTAPRVTGSGQMSVSAADSEGLIALYEMAGVPYGWQEGFAGLWPGSLQFVLSDQDDGIGQVLTLGGDVGAAALDLRLEMADGLSELETGDLQVALSLEGEDALAVQEQFGFGAVPLFDGEGAILASVFLEGRGGEGFEGRAAVSQEGQSLSYFGHVDVAESGEISGEGTLDVLLDAGNGLASLAGVTDVALPAMEGAAGLRFTGWQDLTFDDIAGVSGDTAFVGRVSKNLLGQLPTFTGSIQADSVDLRSLAEALFGAVAIDVPGDGVWPDGPLAVDALMHTSRGDISFTAGALTANGSPILGSTRFGFAWTPDRVSIEQFVGAAGDGEVSFNVSRCCAGALTDRTLSGRVGLDDVDIGALSVPGLVLGVSGIIDAGAQFEGTGASLANVMRALSGEGNFSVTDFQASGLSPSVFDTIAGIDDALTLEPDALETLIGIGLSSAGFAAEDARGAFTVAGGVLRIANVIIDGDGGRLAGSVGLALSSLGLDGSFVLTPRNFSDPSGLVEPETARIIARIAGTLVQPAVTLDLAEIVAAVQVRANELELERLDILRLEDEARQRAAAEERNRLAEEQRRRAQEEAARRAAEEEARRLEEQRSLEEQAPADVPVLPPGALDLGFPPVVNNPQI
- a CDS encoding SspB family protein, coding for MAEDHMRYDILAQEALRGVVRKVLAEVSRTGLPGEHHFFISFATRAPGVRLSEELLKQYDKEMTIVLQNQYWDLKVTESTFEVGLSFNGQPELLVVPFSAIKGFFDPSVQFGLQFDPATATRDEEGAEAAADAATEEEAESGDETKGEKVVSLDAFRKKP
- a CDS encoding heavy metal-binding domain-containing protein, whose amino-acid sequence is MIISTTPTLEGRPIRDYLGIATGEVIVGANIFKDLFAGVRDIVGGRAGAYESTLRDARREAFRELSDEARRMGADAVVGVDIDYEVVGQGGSMLMVSVSGTAVRL
- a CDS encoding ribbon-helix-helix domain-containing protein encodes the protein MEKRSFSIAGHRTSIALEPDFWLGLEAMAGARELSLAGLVREIDETRRTTNLSSAVRLAVLAWYRDRPQP
- a CDS encoding 50S ribosomal protein L11 methyltransferase, translating into MSVDQLSVSLSKDQAYALVDAVSERDDLALTASAHEIEETGEWVFEATCDSPPDMDGFSALARQVLGGDVTFSVEAIDPEVNWVAKSLEGLAPVIAGGFYVYGSHSTDAIPEGLTPMRIEAAQAFGTGHHETTTGCLEAIEMILRRRTPRRMIDIGTGTGVLAIALAKRVEARILATDIDPIAVTTTIENARDNNVAEQIHSIEATGLDHPEIVDGAPYDLIVANILAGPLTDLAPGMGQIADSSGIAILSGILNTQADGVIAAYEAAGFSLVEHLKRKDWTTLVLRKH